In Microbacterium sp. 1.5R, the following are encoded in one genomic region:
- a CDS encoding glutamine synthetase family protein, which produces MSGNLSIEQLDAGIAAGEIDTVIVAFADAQGRLVGKRVSARLFQEDILAHGAEACDYLLSVDVDMNTVDGYAMSGWDRGYGDMVLKPDVETLRNIPWLEGTALVMSDLVWQNGEPVGPSPRAILDRQRDRLAERGWTAYSGTELEFIVFDNTYRDAWARKYDGLTPATDYNVDYNLLASTRMEPLLRDIRNSMDGAGLYCEGVKGECNFGQQEIAFRYAEVRETADQHAIYKNGAKEIAEQHGKALTFMAKFNEREGNSCHIHLSLRDESGAPVMAGDGEHGFSPVMEHWIAGILATLREFTLLLAPNINSYKRFAKGSFAPTGVAWGIDNRTCALRVVGHGSGLRVENRVPGGDVNPYLAISAIIAGGLHGIENELPLPERFTGNAYEDAVDHLPTTLREAAKLFSESIVARAAFGDDVVEHYLNQARIEVEAYDAAVTDWERIRGFERL; this is translated from the coding sequence ATGTCGGGCAACCTGAGCATCGAACAGCTGGATGCCGGCATCGCCGCCGGTGAGATCGACACGGTGATCGTGGCCTTCGCGGATGCGCAGGGGCGACTGGTCGGCAAACGCGTGTCGGCGCGGCTGTTCCAGGAGGACATCCTGGCTCACGGGGCCGAGGCCTGCGACTACCTGCTGTCGGTCGACGTCGACATGAACACCGTCGACGGCTATGCGATGTCGGGGTGGGACCGCGGCTACGGAGACATGGTGCTGAAGCCCGACGTCGAGACCCTGCGCAACATCCCGTGGCTCGAGGGCACCGCGCTGGTCATGTCCGATCTCGTGTGGCAGAACGGCGAACCCGTCGGGCCCTCGCCCCGGGCGATCCTCGATCGCCAGCGCGACCGCCTCGCCGAGCGGGGCTGGACCGCGTACTCGGGCACCGAGCTCGAGTTCATCGTCTTCGACAACACCTACCGCGACGCCTGGGCGCGCAAGTACGACGGGCTGACACCCGCGACCGACTACAACGTCGACTACAACCTGCTCGCCTCGACCCGCATGGAGCCGCTGCTGCGTGACATCCGCAACAGCATGGACGGCGCGGGCCTGTACTGCGAGGGCGTGAAGGGCGAGTGCAACTTCGGTCAGCAGGAGATCGCGTTCCGGTATGCGGAGGTGCGGGAGACCGCCGACCAGCACGCGATCTACAAGAACGGCGCGAAGGAGATCGCCGAGCAGCACGGCAAGGCGCTCACGTTCATGGCCAAGTTCAACGAGCGGGAGGGCAACAGCTGTCACATCCACCTGTCGCTGCGCGACGAGTCGGGTGCCCCGGTCATGGCAGGCGACGGAGAGCACGGCTTCAGTCCCGTCATGGAGCACTGGATCGCCGGCATCCTCGCCACTCTGCGCGAATTCACCCTGCTGCTCGCGCCCAACATCAACTCGTACAAGCGTTTCGCGAAGGGCAGCTTCGCGCCGACCGGTGTGGCATGGGGCATCGACAACCGCACCTGCGCTCTGCGGGTAGTCGGCCATGGATCGGGGCTGCGGGTCGAGAACCGGGTGCCCGGCGGAGATGTGAACCCGTACCTCGCGATCTCGGCGATCATCGCGGGCGGTCTGCACGGCATCGAGAACGAACTGCCGCTGCCCGAGCGCTTCACCGGCAACGCCTACGAGGATGCGGTCGACCACCTGCCGACCACCCTGCGCGAGGCGGCGAAGCTGTTCAGCGAATCGATCGTCGCGCGGGCGGCGTTCGGCGACGACGTGGTCGAGCACTATCTGAACCAGGCCCGCATCGAGGTGGAAGCCTACGACGCGGCCGTCACCGACTGGGAGCGCATCCGTGGCTTCGAGCGCCTCTGA
- a CDS encoding amino acid permease has translation MSQQSNESRKVAGATYTRAGSDYFEKRTLKRSAGVWGLWGLAVAAVISGDFSGWNFGIDFAGFGGMLIAFAILVAMYYGMIFAIGEMAAAMPHTGGAYSFARSAMGPWGGLVTGAAETIEYVATTAVIVYFSASYANGITSELLGLELPGWVWYLILYVVFIALNSAGAAISFRFAIVVSVISIGIILVFSAMALFSGAFSWDALWDIVPDEGQTAFLPHGVLPILFALPFAMWFFLGIEELPLAAEESHNPTRDIPKAGFWARGTLIVTGLLVLFLNTGVIGAEATGTAGEPLLDGFRAIVGDQLAAVLALFALIGLLASLQGIMFAYGRNMYSLSRAGYYPRFLSLTGKRQTPWVALTVGAAVGFVALIVLDVLTAVDSEGAGTVAGAIVLNIAVWGAVVAYGLQLVSFIILRKKFPNVDRPYVSPWGIPGAVIALVIAALIFVGFLLNPTFGPAIIAIAIVYAIILLGFGLFFRHRLVLSPEEEYALSGGSHGDPQAEGYDAMEGEVFGGGR, from the coding sequence ATGTCCCAGCAGAGCAATGAATCCCGCAAGGTCGCCGGAGCGACCTATACACGTGCCGGGAGTGACTACTTCGAGAAACGGACGCTGAAGAGGTCGGCCGGCGTCTGGGGCCTGTGGGGTCTGGCGGTCGCCGCGGTGATCTCGGGCGACTTCTCCGGCTGGAACTTCGGCATCGACTTCGCGGGTTTCGGCGGGATGCTGATCGCGTTCGCCATCCTCGTGGCGATGTACTACGGCATGATCTTCGCGATCGGCGAGATGGCGGCCGCGATGCCGCATACCGGCGGCGCGTACTCCTTCGCCCGCTCGGCCATGGGTCCGTGGGGCGGTCTCGTCACCGGAGCCGCCGAGACCATCGAGTACGTCGCGACCACGGCGGTGATCGTCTACTTCTCGGCGTCGTATGCCAACGGCATCACGAGCGAGCTGCTCGGTCTCGAACTGCCGGGCTGGGTCTGGTACCTCATCCTCTACGTCGTCTTCATCGCCCTGAACTCCGCGGGCGCCGCCATCTCGTTCCGCTTCGCGATCGTCGTCTCCGTGATCTCCATCGGCATCATCCTGGTGTTCTCCGCCATGGCCCTCTTCTCCGGCGCGTTCTCGTGGGATGCCCTGTGGGACATCGTCCCCGACGAGGGCCAGACCGCGTTCCTTCCGCACGGCGTCCTGCCGATCCTGTTCGCGCTGCCGTTCGCGATGTGGTTCTTCCTCGGCATCGAGGAGCTCCCGCTCGCGGCCGAGGAGTCGCACAACCCGACCCGCGACATCCCGAAGGCAGGATTCTGGGCACGCGGCACCCTGATCGTCACCGGACTCCTGGTGCTGTTCCTGAACACCGGCGTGATCGGCGCCGAGGCCACCGGCACCGCCGGTGAGCCGCTGCTCGACGGCTTCCGCGCGATCGTCGGCGACCAGCTCGCCGCCGTGCTCGCGCTGTTCGCCCTCATCGGCCTGCTCGCGTCGCTGCAGGGAATCATGTTCGCCTACGGACGCAACATGTACTCCCTGTCCCGCGCCGGCTACTACCCCCGCTTCCTCTCGCTCACCGGAAAGCGGCAGACCCCGTGGGTCGCGCTCACTGTCGGCGCGGCGGTCGGCTTCGTCGCGCTGATCGTGCTCGACGTGCTCACGGCCGTCGACTCGGAGGGTGCCGGAACGGTCGCCGGCGCGATCGTGCTGAACATCGCCGTCTGGGGAGCCGTCGTCGCCTATGGACTGCAGCTCGTGTCGTTCATCATCCTGCGCAAGAAGTTCCCCAACGTCGACCGTCCGTACGTCAGCCCGTGGGGCATCCCCGGCGCGGTGATCGCCCTGGTGATCGCGGCACTGATCTTCGTGGGCTTCCTGCTCAACCCGACGTTCGGCCCGGCGATCATCGCGATCGCGATCGTCTACGCGATCATCCTGCTCGGATTCGGCCTGTTCTTCCGGCACCGCCTCGTGCTCTCGCCCGAAGAGGAGTACGCGCTGTCAGGCGGTTCGCACGGCGACCCGCAGGCCGAGGGCTACGACGCCATGGAGGGCGAGGTGTTCGGCGGCGGACGCTGA
- a CDS encoding metal-sensitive transcriptional regulator: MIEDIKKRALHRTSILEGQMRGVARMIESEEYCMDIITQSRAIQRSLESLNRLLLENHLRTHVTHMFDEGGEERDKAVDELLKAFDFDRK; the protein is encoded by the coding sequence GTGATCGAAGACATCAAGAAGCGTGCGCTGCACCGCACCAGCATCCTCGAGGGTCAGATGCGCGGAGTCGCGCGGATGATCGAGAGCGAGGAGTACTGCATGGACATCATCACGCAGTCCCGCGCGATCCAGCGTTCGCTCGAGTCCCTCAACCGCCTGCTGCTCGAGAACCATCTGCGCACGCACGTGACGCACATGTTCGACGAGGGCGGGGAGGAGCGCGACAAGGCCGTCGACGAGCTGCTCAAGGCGTTCGACTTCGACCGCAAGTAG
- a CDS encoding type II toxin-antitoxin system VapC family toxin, protein MTPFLVDTKVISEIRRPRPDLGVARWFGATARESIHISVITGLELERGVLLARRRDAVAAASLERWLDSVRSGLVHPALEVTQAIAQITAAIQVPNRRPLGDSLIAATALHHGLTLVTRNERDFDIPGLAVLNPFSG, encoded by the coding sequence GTGACACCGTTCCTGGTCGACACGAAGGTGATCTCGGAGATCCGTCGGCCCAGGCCCGACCTCGGCGTGGCGCGGTGGTTCGGCGCGACGGCTCGGGAGTCCATTCACATCAGCGTGATCACCGGGCTCGAACTCGAGCGCGGCGTCCTCCTGGCGCGGAGACGGGATGCCGTCGCCGCCGCGTCTCTGGAACGGTGGCTGGATTCGGTCAGAAGCGGACTGGTGCACCCCGCTCTCGAGGTGACGCAGGCGATCGCTCAGATCACCGCAGCCATCCAAGTGCCGAACCGGCGTCCGCTCGGCGACTCGCTCATCGCGGCCACCGCGCTGCACCACGGACTGACGCTGGTCACCCGCAACGAGAGAGACTTCGACATCCCGGGACTCGCTGTCCTCAACCCGTTCTCGGGCTGA
- a CDS encoding type II toxin-antitoxin system prevent-host-death family antitoxin: MTAREFNQSVARAQRVADGQPVMITRRGEPAYVLLSIGEYERLRPAALTEDTRSFLDVVRPLPEGADPDDVFGQIMDEIAADRSRDFGREIDL; encoded by the coding sequence ATGACCGCTCGAGAGTTCAACCAGTCCGTCGCGCGCGCTCAGCGCGTCGCCGACGGGCAGCCCGTGATGATCACGAGACGTGGCGAGCCCGCCTACGTACTGCTGAGCATCGGAGAGTACGAACGCCTCCGGCCCGCCGCTCTGACGGAGGACACGCGATCCTTCCTGGACGTCGTCCGGCCCCTCCCTGAGGGGGCGGATCCCGATGACGTCTTCGGTCAGATCATGGACGAGATCGCCGCCGACAGATCGCGTGACTTCGGACGAGAGATCGACCTGTGA
- a CDS encoding DUF445 domain-containing protein, giving the protein MPRTPMALLSPADQVRLRALRRMKAVALGALIFMAVVFVIAFAFQERQPWLAYVRAAAEGGMVGALADWFAVTALFRRPLGLPIPHTAIIPNRKDEIGRTLGEFVETNFLEASVVRTKLASTAIAKRAGEWLREPAHAERVAAEGATIATAVLNALSDDDVRDLITDLAREHLVSPEWGPPAGAWLEKIVEADAHHGAVDLAADSIGRWLDANAESFSGLISRRLPGWVPKLAHRFVDDTAYNEAVKFVRAVQADPKHPARIAVDGYLARLADSLQNDPATRAKLENAKASLFDSPRVGALAAEAWDTAKNGLLTALADPESGLRVRAAQALQEIGDRLTTDAALQHRVDTWVSDAAVFLVDRYRHDIASIITDTVERWDPVETTEKIELMVGRDLQYIRLNGTFVGALAGLAIFTIAHLLIPGV; this is encoded by the coding sequence ATGCCGCGAACCCCGATGGCGCTTCTGTCGCCCGCAGACCAGGTACGACTTCGCGCTCTTCGCCGCATGAAGGCGGTGGCTCTCGGAGCGCTGATCTTCATGGCGGTCGTGTTCGTGATCGCGTTCGCCTTCCAGGAGCGTCAGCCGTGGTTGGCCTACGTCCGCGCCGCCGCCGAGGGCGGCATGGTGGGTGCTCTCGCCGACTGGTTCGCCGTGACCGCGCTCTTCCGTCGGCCGCTGGGGCTGCCCATTCCGCACACCGCGATCATCCCGAACCGCAAAGACGAGATCGGCCGCACGCTGGGCGAGTTCGTCGAGACGAACTTCCTCGAGGCGAGCGTCGTGCGCACCAAGCTCGCGAGCACGGCGATCGCGAAGCGCGCCGGTGAATGGCTGCGTGAGCCCGCCCACGCCGAACGCGTGGCGGCCGAGGGGGCGACGATCGCGACCGCCGTCCTGAACGCTCTCAGCGACGACGACGTGCGCGACCTCATCACCGACCTCGCCCGCGAGCACCTCGTCTCTCCCGAGTGGGGACCGCCCGCCGGCGCCTGGCTCGAGAAGATCGTCGAGGCCGATGCGCATCACGGGGCGGTCGACCTCGCCGCCGACAGCATCGGCCGCTGGCTGGATGCGAACGCCGAGTCGTTCTCGGGACTCATCTCGCGCAGGCTCCCCGGGTGGGTGCCGAAGCTCGCCCACCGATTCGTCGACGACACCGCCTACAACGAGGCGGTCAAGTTCGTCCGCGCCGTGCAGGCCGACCCGAAGCATCCGGCACGCATCGCCGTCGACGGCTACCTCGCCCGCCTCGCCGACAGCCTGCAGAACGACCCCGCGACGAGGGCCAAGCTCGAGAACGCCAAGGCATCGCTGTTCGACAGCCCCCGCGTGGGCGCCCTCGCCGCCGAGGCCTGGGACACGGCGAAGAACGGACTGCTCACCGCCCTCGCCGACCCCGAGAGCGGTCTGCGTGTGCGCGCGGCGCAGGCTCTGCAGGAGATCGGCGACAGGCTCACGACGGATGCCGCGCTGCAGCACCGCGTCGACACGTGGGTGTCGGATGCCGCGGTGTTCCTCGTCGACCGCTACCGCCACGACATCGCGTCGATCATCACCGACACCGTCGAGCGGTGGGACCCGGTCGAGACGACCGAGAAGATCGAGCTCATGGTCGGCCGCGACCTGCAGTACATCCGTCTGAACGGCACGTTCGTCGGCGCGCTCGCGGGCCTGGCGATCTTCACGATCGCGCACCTGCTGATCCCCGGGGTCTGA
- the cls gene encoding cardiolipin synthase: MDSLLSANLVWSVLAIAAFCINVLALIYIPRDRKPTAAMAWLLLVFLLPFIGIALYLLIGDFRLPKKRRDEQQRITAMIAERALDVPDAEAPRWLQRVAQQNHALTGLPMVGASSAQLIDDYQASIDAMAAAIDSAERYVHVEFYIAARDETTRGFFDAMERAVARGVTVCLLADYIASRKIPKSEETFAELDRVGVTWAWMLPVRPLKGEYQRPDLRNHRKLVVVDGHVGFIGSQNLISRDYNSEKNIRRGLMWQELVSRVDGPVVAQVDAVFLSDWLIETGEDLSAVERVPATAVPAPPPADLHCQMVPSGPAYGTENNLRMFLSLIHGATEKVILTSPYFVPDEAMIYAITTACQRGLDVQLFVSELGDQAMVYHAQRSYYETLLRAGVRIFLYPAPYILHAKHFSIDDDIAVIGSSNMDIRSFSLNSEMSLLVRGGSFVAQMRQVEQKYRAAGRELTLDEWLREPAKSTFLDGLFRLTSALN; the protein is encoded by the coding sequence ATGGACTCGCTGCTCTCCGCGAACCTGGTCTGGTCGGTGCTCGCGATCGCGGCGTTCTGCATCAACGTGCTCGCGCTGATCTACATCCCGCGCGATCGCAAGCCCACCGCGGCGATGGCGTGGCTGCTGCTCGTGTTCCTGCTTCCTTTCATCGGCATCGCGCTCTACCTGCTCATCGGAGACTTCCGGCTGCCGAAGAAGCGCCGTGACGAGCAGCAGCGCATCACGGCGATGATCGCCGAGCGCGCCCTCGACGTTCCGGATGCCGAGGCTCCGCGGTGGCTGCAGCGTGTCGCGCAGCAGAATCACGCCCTCACCGGCCTGCCGATGGTCGGTGCCTCGTCGGCGCAGCTGATCGACGACTACCAGGCATCGATCGACGCGATGGCCGCAGCCATCGACTCCGCCGAGCGATACGTGCACGTGGAGTTCTACATCGCGGCGCGCGACGAGACGACCCGGGGCTTCTTCGACGCGATGGAGAGGGCCGTCGCCCGCGGGGTGACGGTGTGCCTGCTGGCCGACTACATCGCCTCGCGCAAGATCCCGAAGTCGGAGGAGACCTTCGCGGAGCTCGACCGGGTCGGCGTGACGTGGGCATGGATGCTGCCGGTTCGCCCGCTCAAGGGCGAGTACCAGCGCCCCGATCTGCGCAACCACCGCAAACTCGTCGTCGTCGACGGCCACGTCGGTTTCATCGGCTCGCAGAATCTCATCTCCCGCGACTACAACTCGGAGAAGAACATCAGACGCGGCCTCATGTGGCAGGAGCTGGTGTCCCGCGTCGACGGACCGGTCGTCGCCCAGGTCGATGCGGTGTTCCTGTCGGACTGGCTCATCGAGACCGGCGAGGACCTGTCCGCGGTCGAACGCGTACCGGCCACCGCCGTTCCCGCACCTCCACCCGCCGATCTGCACTGCCAGATGGTGCCGAGCGGGCCGGCATACGGCACCGAGAACAACCTGCGGATGTTCCTCTCGCTCATCCACGGCGCGACCGAGAAGGTCATCCTGACGAGCCCGTACTTCGTCCCCGACGAGGCGATGATCTATGCCATCACCACGGCATGCCAGCGCGGACTCGACGTGCAGCTGTTCGTATCGGAGCTCGGCGACCAGGCGATGGTCTATCACGCACAGCGGTCGTACTACGAGACGCTGCTGCGAGCCGGAGTGCGCATCTTCCTCTACCCCGCGCCGTACATCCTGCACGCCAAGCACTTCTCGATCGACGACGACATCGCCGTGATCGGCTCGAGCAACATGGACATCCGCTCCTTCAGCCTCAACTCCGAGATGTCGCTGCTGGTGCGGGGCGGGTCCTTCGTCGCGCAGATGCGCCAGGTCGAGCAGAAGTACCGCGCCGCCGGGCGGGAGCTGACACTCGACGAATGGCTGCGCGAGCCTGCGAAGTCGACCTTCCTCGACGGCCTGTTCCGGCTGACGTCGGCGCTGAACTGA
- a CDS encoding arginase family protein — translation MALSHDELWPRAGSWPGFETGDDADAVLLGVPTWRTSLSPTGAHATPAAIREALTRYSATLMGPPVVDLGAALRVLDAGDVDEPDGEDGIATTVRRVRELADATRLVIALGGDNALTYPVARGAGATGLITIDAHFDLRDGISNGSPVRRLIEDAPDGERIDPTRIVQIGIADFANSAAYAARAAGWGIRVITLDEVRRRGIEDVVAEATRIAGAGAAARIHLDVDVDAADRSAAPGCPASVPGGFAAWELRHLVRAIVGDPRVVSADIAEVDATADTDDLRTVRLAALCVLEMLAALASR, via the coding sequence ATGGCACTGTCGCACGATGAGCTCTGGCCGCGCGCGGGCTCCTGGCCCGGGTTCGAGACAGGGGATGACGCGGATGCCGTGCTGCTCGGCGTGCCGACCTGGCGCACCTCGCTGTCACCGACCGGAGCGCACGCGACGCCCGCCGCGATCCGCGAGGCGCTCACCCGGTACAGCGCGACGCTCATGGGGCCGCCCGTGGTCGATCTCGGGGCGGCACTCCGCGTGCTCGATGCCGGGGACGTCGACGAGCCGGACGGCGAGGACGGCATCGCGACCACCGTCCGGCGCGTGCGCGAGCTCGCTGACGCCACCCGTCTCGTCATCGCACTCGGGGGCGACAACGCCCTGACCTATCCGGTCGCGCGCGGTGCCGGGGCCACCGGACTCATCACCATCGACGCGCACTTCGATCTGCGTGACGGCATCTCGAACGGATCGCCCGTCCGTCGGCTGATCGAAGACGCGCCCGACGGCGAGAGGATCGACCCGACGAGGATCGTCCAGATCGGCATCGCGGACTTCGCGAACTCCGCCGCCTACGCGGCGCGTGCTGCCGGGTGGGGAATCCGCGTGATCACCCTCGACGAGGTTCGCCGCCGGGGCATCGAGGACGTCGTCGCGGAGGCGACGCGCATCGCCGGAGCGGGTGCCGCCGCCCGCATCCACCTCGACGTCGATGTCGACGCGGCCGACCGTTCCGCGGCGCCGGGCTGCCCGGCATCCGTTCCCGGCGGCTTCGCCGCGTGGGAGCTGCGCCACCTCGTGCGCGCGATCGTCGGCGACCCGCGTGTGGTCAGCGCCGACATCGCCGAGGTCGATGCGACCGCTGACACCGACGACCTGCGCACGGTGAGGCTCGCCGCGCTGTGCGTGCTCGAGATGCTCGCGGCGCTCGCGTCCCGCTGA
- the hutI gene encoding imidazolonepropionase, translated as MSTSLITNIAELTTNVASPDGDRFGTLVDAAVLIDGERIAWVGSAADAPEADVVLDAAGRAVIPGFVDSHSHLVFGGDRAAEFEARMAGQRYAAGGIRSTVVATRAASDDELRARLRGFVDEMLAQGTTTVEIKSGYGLSVRDEERLVRLAAEVTPEVTFLGAHVVPVEYADRADEYVDLVTGPMLDACAPHAKWIDVFCETGAFSVEQSRSVLEAGIAQGLVPRVHASQLGPGEGVRLAVDLGAASVDHGTYLTDSDIEALAASDTVLTLLPGVEFSTRQPYPDARRLIDAGVTVAIACDTNPGSSFTSSMPFCIALAVRDMGLTPAEAVWAATAGGALALRRDDVGVITPGARADLVLLSAPTRIHLAYRPGVPLVERVWKDGVGVFAASGTVEGTNHGTVAR; from the coding sequence GTGAGCACCTCGCTGATCACGAACATCGCCGAGCTGACGACCAACGTCGCCTCGCCCGACGGCGACCGCTTCGGCACGCTCGTCGACGCGGCAGTGCTCATCGACGGCGAGCGGATCGCATGGGTCGGGTCCGCCGCGGATGCGCCAGAGGCCGACGTCGTCCTCGACGCGGCGGGTCGCGCCGTCATCCCCGGTTTCGTCGACAGCCACAGCCACCTGGTCTTCGGAGGCGACCGCGCCGCGGAGTTCGAGGCCCGGATGGCAGGGCAGCGATACGCCGCCGGCGGCATCCGCTCGACCGTGGTCGCGACACGAGCGGCGAGCGACGACGAGCTGCGCGCGCGTCTGCGGGGATTCGTCGACGAGATGCTCGCCCAGGGCACCACGACGGTCGAGATCAAGAGCGGCTATGGCCTGAGCGTGCGAGACGAGGAGCGCCTGGTGCGCCTCGCGGCGGAAGTCACGCCCGAGGTCACCTTCCTCGGAGCGCACGTGGTGCCGGTGGAGTACGCCGACCGCGCGGACGAGTACGTCGACCTGGTGACAGGGCCGATGCTCGACGCGTGCGCTCCGCATGCCAAGTGGATCGACGTGTTCTGTGAGACGGGTGCGTTCTCGGTCGAGCAGTCGCGAAGCGTGCTCGAGGCGGGCATCGCACAGGGGCTCGTTCCCCGAGTGCACGCGAGTCAGCTCGGCCCGGGTGAGGGAGTACGCCTCGCCGTCGACCTCGGCGCGGCATCCGTCGACCACGGCACCTACCTGACCGACTCCGACATCGAGGCGCTGGCAGCATCCGACACGGTGCTCACGCTGCTCCCCGGGGTGGAGTTCTCGACGCGCCAGCCGTATCCCGACGCGCGACGACTCATCGACGCGGGCGTGACCGTGGCGATCGCCTGCGACACGAATCCGGGATCGAGCTTCACGTCGTCGATGCCGTTCTGCATCGCGCTCGCGGTGCGCGACATGGGCCTGACCCCCGCCGAGGCGGTGTGGGCGGCGACCGCCGGGGGCGCTCTGGCGCTGCGCCGCGACGATGTCGGCGTGATCACGCCGGGCGCGCGGGCGGACCTCGTGCTGCTGTCGGCGCCGACCCGCATCCATCTCGCCTACCGACCCGGAGTCCCGCTCGTCGAGCGGGTGTGGAAGGACGGCGTCGGGGTCTTCGCAGCATCCGGAACGGTAGAGGGGACGAACCATGGCACTGTCGCACGATGA
- the hutU gene encoding urocanate hydratase: MTDITTDTTPTAGPRTVRAARGNQRTAKSWGAEAAKRMLMNNLDAEVAEHPEDLVVYGGTGKAARSWEAYDAIVRTLDELEPDETLLVQSGKPVGVFRTHEWAPRVLIANSNLVGDWANWPEFRKLEELGLIMYGQMTAGSWIYIGTQGILQGTYETFSAVARSLGKDSLKGTLTLTGGAGGMGGAQPLAVTLNDGAVLIVDVDESRLARRVQHGYLDEYTTDLDAAIARVVAAKDAGEALSVGVVGNAAEVFPELLRRGVPIDIVTDQTSAHDPLAYLPVGMAVADWKSEAERDAEEFTRRSRESMAQHVAAMVAFQDAGAAVFDYGNSIRAEAQLGGFDRAFEFPGFVPAYIRPQFEEGRGPFRWAALSGDPEDIYKTDRAIAELFPEDKALHRWLEKAGEKVHFEGLPARICWLGYKERHLAGLKFNEMVASGELAAPIVIGRDHLDSGSVASPYRETEAMKDGSDAIADWPLLNALLNTASGASWVSLHHGGGVGIGRSIHAGQVTVADGSALAAEKLERVLTNDPGTGVMRHVDAGYEHARDIARERGLKVPML, from the coding sequence ATGACTGACATCACGACGGATACGACTCCGACCGCCGGGCCGCGCACGGTTCGCGCCGCCCGTGGCAACCAGCGCACCGCCAAGAGCTGGGGTGCGGAGGCGGCGAAGCGGATGCTGATGAACAACCTCGACGCCGAGGTCGCCGAGCACCCCGAAGACCTCGTCGTCTACGGGGGCACGGGCAAGGCGGCGCGCAGCTGGGAGGCGTACGACGCGATCGTCCGCACGCTCGATGAGCTCGAGCCGGACGAGACGCTGCTCGTGCAGTCGGGCAAGCCGGTCGGCGTCTTCCGCACGCACGAGTGGGCGCCGCGCGTGCTGATCGCCAACTCGAACCTCGTGGGCGACTGGGCCAACTGGCCCGAGTTCCGCAAGCTCGAAGAGCTCGGTCTGATCATGTACGGCCAGATGACCGCGGGGTCGTGGATCTACATCGGCACCCAGGGCATTCTGCAGGGCACGTACGAGACGTTCTCCGCGGTCGCCCGCTCGCTGGGCAAGGACTCGCTCAAGGGAACGCTGACGCTGACCGGCGGTGCGGGTGGCATGGGCGGCGCTCAGCCGCTCGCGGTGACCCTCAACGACGGCGCCGTGCTGATCGTCGACGTCGACGAATCGCGTCTCGCCCGTCGTGTGCAGCACGGCTACCTCGACGAGTACACCACCGATCTCGATGCGGCGATCGCGCGGGTCGTCGCGGCGAAGGATGCGGGCGAAGCGCTCTCGGTGGGCGTGGTCGGCAACGCGGCCGAGGTCTTCCCCGAGCTGCTGCGTCGCGGGGTGCCGATCGACATCGTCACCGATCAGACCAGCGCGCACGACCCGCTCGCCTACCTGCCGGTCGGCATGGCCGTCGCCGACTGGAAGTCCGAGGCCGAGCGGGATGCGGAGGAGTTCACCCGCCGCTCGCGCGAGTCGATGGCTCAGCATGTCGCGGCCATGGTCGCGTTCCAGGATGCCGGGGCCGCGGTCTTCGACTACGGCAACTCGATCCGGGCCGAGGCGCAGCTCGGCGGATTCGATCGCGCCTTCGAGTTCCCGGGCTTCGTGCCGGCGTACATCCGCCCGCAGTTCGAAGAGGGTCGCGGACCCTTCCGCTGGGCGGCGCTCTCGGGCGACCCCGAGGACATCTACAAGACCGACCGTGCGATCGCCGAGCTGTTCCCCGAAGACAAGGCTCTCCACCGCTGGCTCGAGAAGGCCGGCGAGAAGGTGCACTTCGAGGGCCTGCCCGCGCGCATCTGCTGGCTCGGATACAAGGAGCGCCACCTCGCCGGCCTCAAGTTCAACGAGATGGTGGCCTCGGGGGAGCTGGCCGCGCCGATCGTGATCGGCCGCGACCACCTCGACTCCGGCTCCGTGGCGTCGCCGTATCGTGAGACGGAGGCCATGAAGGACGGCTCGGATGCGATCGCCGACTGGCCCCTGCTGAACGCGCTGCTCAACACGGCATCCGGTGCATCGTGGGTGTCGCTGCACCATGGCGGCGGAGTCGGCATCGGGCGCTCGATCCATGCAGGGCAGGTGACCGTCGCCGACGGATCGGCGCTCGCCGCCGAGAAGCTCGAACGCGTGCTCACCAACGATCCGGGCACCGGCGTCATGCGCCATGTCGACGCCGGATACGAGCACGCTCGGGACATCGCCCGTGAGCGTGGACTCAAGGTGCCGATGCTGTGA